The Kineococcus radiotolerans SRS30216 = ATCC BAA-149 genomic interval TCGCCTTCTTCGGCGTGGCGGTCGGCTGGTGGCTGTGGCTCATCGGGGTCGTCATCACCATCCCGATGATCGTCGGCTGGGTGTTCGAGTACTACAAGGGCGAGCACGCCCACTGAACGTCCCGCAGGACGGAGGGTCCCGCACCGGTTCGTGGTGCGGGGCCCTCCGCCGTTCCCGGCCCGGGGCGGGCGTGAGCCGCGGGGGCGGCGTCACCGGATCGTGATGGGCGGGCGTGCAACGGCGCGGGTCCGCGCGGCGTCCTGTGGGCGGGCCGTCCAGGTGCGAGGATCCTGGGCGGGGAAGCACGAGGGGGCTCGCAGAGCCCGGGGGAGAGAACCGTCCGTGGAGAACAGCACGCGTGTCCAGGTGCGTCGGCGCACGCTCGTCGCGACCGTCCTGGCGGGGGTCGCCCTGCCGTTCGGGCTCACCGCCTGCCAGTCCGACCGGGGCGCCTCCGGCACCTCGTCGAGCGAGGCACCCTCCACGCCGCCGGCCACGATCACCGTCAGTCCGGCCGGCACCACCGGTGAGGTGCGCCCGGACACCCCCATCACCGTCACCGCCGCCGGTGGCACCCTCACCGACGTGGTGGTGACCGCCGGCGACGGCACCCCGCTGGCGGGGGCGCTGGACCCCGCGGGGACCACCTGGACGAGCACCGCCGCGCTGGCCCCGGCCACGACCTACGCCGTCCACGCCGCCGCGACGAACGCCGCCGGGACGGCGTCGAACCACGACGCCAGCCTCACGACCCTCACCCCGGCGGAGACGGCGTTCCCGGCCGTGGCTCCCTTGACGGGCTCGGAGGTCGGGGTGGGCATGCCCATCGTCGTCACCTTCGACTCGCCCATCGCCGACGACAAGCGCGCCGTGGTGGAGCAGCGGCTGGTCGTGACCGCCTCCCCGACCCCCGTCACCGGGTCGTGGAGCTGGCAGTCCGACAGCGTCGTGCAGTTCCGCCCCGAGCAATACTGGCCCGCCCACACCCAGGTCCACCTGGACGTCGACCTCGGCGCGGTCGAGGTGTCGCCCGGGGTGTGGGGGAAGACCCGCGACATCGACTTCACCGTGGGCTCGGCCACGATCAGCACCGTGGACATCGCCGCCCACACCCTCACCGTGACCCGCGACGGGCAGGTCCTGCGCACCATCCCGGTCACCACCGGCCAGTCCGGCTCCGGGGGGCGGTTCGTCACCCGCAGCGGGACGAAGGTGATCATGAGCCTGGAGGAGTCGCGGGAGATGAACTCCGAGACGACCGGCATCGGCCAGGACGACCCCGACTACTACAACGTGGACGTGCAGTACGCGATGCGGCTGACGAACTCCGGGGAGTTCCTGCACGCCGCCCCCTGGTCGGTCTCCTCGCAGGGACGGGCCAACGTCAGCCACGGCTGCACGGGCATGAGCACGGCCGACGCGCAGTGGATGTTCCAGAACTCGAAGGTGGGTGACGTGGTCACCTACACCGGCAGCGACCGGGTCATCGAGCCCGGCAACGGGTTCAACGTGTGGAACGAGACCTACGAGCAGTGGCGCCGGGGTTCCGCGCTGCCCGCCTGAGCCCGCCGGTGAGCCGGGGCGCCCGCGTCCGCCGGGTGTGGCGGGTCGTCCTGGTGGTGGCGACGGTGGTGGCGGTCGTGGTCCTGGTGCAGCGGCTGCGCGGCGCCGACCTGGGGGAGCGCCTGCGCTCGGCCGACCCCGGCTGGCTGGTCGTGGCGGCCGCGGTCTCGCTCCTGCCGCTGTTCGGCAACGTGGCGTCGATGGTGGCGCTCAGCCCCGTCCGCATCCCGGTGGTGCGG includes:
- a CDS encoding L,D-transpeptidase, which produces MENSTRVQVRRRTLVATVLAGVALPFGLTACQSDRGASGTSSSEAPSTPPATITVSPAGTTGEVRPDTPITVTAAGGTLTDVVVTAGDGTPLAGALDPAGTTWTSTAALAPATTYAVHAAATNAAGTASNHDASLTTLTPAETAFPAVAPLTGSEVGVGMPIVVTFDSPIADDKRAVVEQRLVVTASPTPVTGSWSWQSDSVVQFRPEQYWPAHTQVHLDVDLGAVEVSPGVWGKTRDIDFTVGSATISTVDIAAHTLTVTRDGQVLRTIPVTTGQSGSGGRFVTRSGTKVIMSLEESREMNSETTGIGQDDPDYYNVDVQYAMRLTNSGEFLHAAPWSVSSQGRANVSHGCTGMSTADAQWMFQNSKVGDVVTYTGSDRVIEPGNGFNVWNETYEQWRRGSALPA